The stretch of DNA GACGTGAAGCGGGCGGACGAGGAGGCGTCGGCGGTCGGAGAAGCCATGCGGGATCGGAGGTCAGCGGGCGGAATGGTCGGGGTCTGGGAGCCGTCGCAGCCTGGGCCCCGTCGCGGATCTCCGCCTGCGCTCGGTCCCGTCAGGGAGGGCTAGAGTTGGTCCAAACTCGTCCATCCGCCGGACGACGGCGCCTCACCGGATGACGAAGGCGGGGTGTCGGCCGCCGCCTCATTCGAGGGGAGCATCGGGCGAGCGAAGAGCGCCGCCGGGATCGCGGTCGGGTCTGCGGCCTCCGTCGCCGCGTGCACAGGCGTCGCACCGGCCACCGGCTCGGCGGGAGCCGCCGCCTGCGAGCGGGACTCGACCGGGACCGGCGTCGCCGCCTCGGGTGCCGACAGGGAGGGCGCCGAGGCGACCTGCCCGTCGCCCGACCCGAACACGTACCCGGAGATCTCCTCGGCTGCCGCCGTGTAGTCGACCGCCCCGCGGGTCGTGTGGCGCGAGTCGAACACCGTCCGCCCGTCGCGGCTGGCGACGGCGAGCGACGAGGAGGTCCGGATGGCGGTCGAGAGGACGGCGTCGCCGTACTTGGCCCGGAGGTACTCGGCGTAGCGCGCGTGCCGGTTGAGGCGCGCGTCGACCTGCGTGAGGAGGAAGCGCGGCGGCGCGAGACGCGGGTTGAGCTTGTCCTGCACGAGGCCCGCCGTCTGCCACGTCTGCTCGGCGCCCACCACCGGCTGGTATTCCGGCGTGACCGGGATCACCACGTGGTCGGACGCGACGAGCGCGTTCATGGTGTAGACCGACAGGGCCGCCGCCGTGTCGAGCAGGAGCAGGTCGTAGTCGTGACCGGCTCGCACCGTCTCACGGAGCCACAGCACGTCGGTCGGGCGCGTCAGGCGGCGCAGCGAGCGCGTGAGCGCCATCGAGGACCCGATCAGATCGAAGCCGCTCACGGAGTGGACGGGGAACGACCGGAGGTCCGCCTCGCCGTCCAAGAGGCCCAGCGCGGAGTGCTCCGGCGGGGGCTCCGGCGCTCCCAGCATGCGGGTCAGAAAGCCCTGCGGGTCGAGGTCGACCACGAGGACGCGCTTCCCCTGCCGCCCCAGCGCGGCGGCCAGGTGGATCGAGGTGGTGGTCTTCCCGGTCCCCCCCTTGTGATTGCAGACTGTCAGAACAGGCACATGAGCCGTGGCGAGCGAGGCGCCAAGATAGACCGGTGTTCGGGAAGTGGCGACCGACGGCGCCGGGCCGGCTGGGGGATGCCCCGAGGTGTATGGGAGGGGCTCTCACGAGCACTGGTTAAGGCACCACGCATTCGCCCGATACCCAACCAGCCCCCACCCCGGTTCGATGGTCTCTAACAAGCCTCAGCACCCCCCCTTCAGCTCGTTTGGCTGGTCGCTCTCGGGGGCGCTGCTGATCGCGCTCAGC from Rubrivirga sp. SAORIC476 encodes:
- a CDS encoding ParA family protein, which codes for MPVLTVCNHKGGTGKTTTSIHLAAALGRQGKRVLVVDLDPQGFLTRMLGAPEPPPEHSALGLLDGEADLRSFPVHSVSGFDLIGSSMALTRSLRRLTRPTDVLWLRETVRAGHDYDLLLLDTAAALSVYTMNALVASDHVVIPVTPEYQPVVGAEQTWQTAGLVQDKLNPRLAPPRFLLTQVDARLNRHARYAEYLRAKYGDAVLSTAIRTSSSLAVASRDGRTVFDSRHTTRGAVDYTAAAEEISGYVFGSGDGQVASAPSLSAPEAATPVPVESRSQAAAPAEPVAGATPVHAATEAADPTAIPAALFARPMLPSNEAAADTPPSSSGEAPSSGGWTSLDQL